From Rutidosis leptorrhynchoides isolate AG116_Rl617_1_P2 chromosome 3, CSIRO_AGI_Rlap_v1, whole genome shotgun sequence, a single genomic window includes:
- the LOC139899472 gene encoding calcium-binding protein CAST-like: METSTNTKKNQLKSSSFRLRSPSLNSVRLRRIFDLFDTNHDELITVDELSRALILLDLDTKMNELDSIIKTFIQPGNAGLTFDDFQALHKEIDHVFFRLDDNDDLEEEDLTEAFKLFDEDGDGYISTIELQTVLVKLGFAEGNEIIDWLSSLELMISSVDRNHDERVDFSEFKEMMRNVNILK; this comes from the exons aTGGAAACATCAACGAATACCAAAAAGAACCAACTCAAATCTTCATCATTTCGTCTTAGATCACCGTCGTTGAACTCTGTTCGTCTTCGTAGGATCTTCGATTTATTCGACACGAATCATGATGAACTTATTACCGTTGATGAACTTAGCCGCGCGTTGATTCTTCTTGATCTTGATACGAAGATGAATGAATTGGATTCAATTATTAAGACGTTTATTCAACCGGGTAATGCGGGTCTCACATTTGATGATTTTCAGGCTTTGCATAAAGAAATCGACCATGTCTTCTTTCGATTGGATGATAATGACGATTTAG AGGAAGAGGATTTAACGGAGGCATTTAAGTTGTTTGATGAAGACGGAGATGGATACATATCAACAATAGAGTTACAAACGGTGCTTGTGAAGTTAGGGTTTGCGGAAGGAAATGAGATAATTGATTGGCTTTCATCCC TTGAGctgatgatttcgtcggttgatCGAAATCATGATGAACGTGTTGATTTCTCAGAGTTTAAAGAGATGATGCGTAATGTGAATATTCTCAAGTGA